Proteins from a single region of Streptomyces vinaceus:
- a CDS encoding RluA family pseudouridine synthase, producing MSTIPEIRTLPVPDGLEGERVDAAIARMFGFSRTKAAELAAAGKVSVDGSVVGKSERVHGGAWLEVEMPAPPRPVELVAEPVPGMEIVHDDDDIVVIMKPVGVAAHPSPGWTGTTVIGGLAAAGYRISTSGASERQGIVHRLDVGTSGLMAVAKSERAYTSLKNQFRERVVDKRYHALVQGHPDPMSGTIDAPIGRHPSADYKWAVTQEGKPSVTHYDLIEAFRAASLLDIKLETGRTHQIRVHMSAHRHPCVGDLTYGADPTVAKRLGLTRQWLHAVRLGFEHPADGQWVEFESTYPADLQHALDVIRAESE from the coding sequence GTGAGTACGATTCCCGAGATCCGCACCCTGCCCGTTCCCGATGGCCTCGAAGGCGAGCGCGTGGACGCCGCCATCGCCCGTATGTTCGGTTTTTCCCGGACGAAGGCGGCCGAGCTCGCCGCCGCGGGGAAGGTGTCGGTCGACGGCAGCGTCGTCGGGAAGTCCGAGCGCGTGCACGGCGGCGCCTGGCTCGAAGTCGAGATGCCCGCGCCGCCGCGGCCGGTCGAGCTCGTCGCCGAGCCGGTTCCGGGCATGGAGATCGTCCACGACGACGACGACATCGTCGTGATCATGAAGCCGGTGGGCGTCGCCGCCCACCCGAGCCCCGGCTGGACCGGCACCACCGTCATCGGCGGGCTCGCCGCCGCCGGCTACCGGATCTCCACCTCCGGCGCGTCCGAGCGCCAGGGCATCGTGCACCGCCTCGACGTCGGCACGTCCGGCCTGATGGCCGTGGCCAAGTCGGAGCGCGCGTACACCTCGCTGAAGAACCAGTTCCGCGAGCGGGTCGTCGACAAGCGCTACCACGCGCTCGTCCAGGGCCACCCGGACCCGATGAGCGGCACGATCGACGCGCCGATCGGCCGCCACCCCAGCGCGGACTACAAGTGGGCCGTGACCCAGGAGGGCAAGCCCTCCGTCACCCACTACGACCTGATCGAGGCCTTCCGAGCCGCCTCGCTGCTCGACATCAAGCTGGAGACCGGGCGTACGCACCAGATCCGCGTGCACATGTCCGCGCACCGGCACCCGTGCGTCGGCGACCTCACCTACGGCGCCGACCCGACGGTGGCGAAGCGGCTGGGCCTGACCCGGCAGTGGCTGCACGCGGTGCGGCTCGGGTTCGAGCACCCGGCGGACGGCCAGTGGGTCGAGTTCGAGAGCACCTACCCGGCCGACCTCCAGCACGCGCTGGACGTGATCCGGGCGGAGAGCGAGTGA
- a CDS encoding TraR/DksA family transcriptional regulator has product MVAKKTAGRTAEKAVGRATGKAAAAEDAGPARKRTTAAGKKTVVNSVTKAPAKAAAGAPAEKSARTAGGTAAEKATKPAAKKADANKVPAKKVAAKKVAAKKVPAKKVPAKKADAEEVPAKKTAAGKTGARKATAKKATAVKKTTAAAKAADAKATGVGKTTARKVTAKSAAAEGAAQAAQQTGARKVVAKKSTGTARKTAAAATSGLPKVRVTAAAALAPGELAVRPGEDPWTPAEVAEARAELQSEVLRLRDELQASDAAISGLMRDSGDGAGDDQADTGTKNITRESELALAANAREMLEQSERALERLDAGTYGLCENCGQPIGKARMQAFPRATLCVDCKQKQERRH; this is encoded by the coding sequence ATGGTGGCGAAGAAGACCGCCGGGAGAACTGCCGAGAAGGCTGTCGGAAGGGCCACCGGGAAGGCTGCGGCGGCCGAGGACGCGGGTCCGGCCCGGAAGAGGACGACCGCCGCCGGGAAGAAGACGGTCGTGAACTCCGTGACGAAGGCGCCGGCGAAAGCGGCGGCCGGGGCACCGGCCGAAAAGTCCGCCAGGACGGCTGGTGGAACGGCTGCCGAGAAGGCGACGAAACCGGCTGCCAAGAAGGCGGACGCCAACAAGGTGCCCGCCAAGAAGGTGGCCGCCAAGAAGGTGGCCGCCAAGAAGGTGCCCGCCAAGAAGGTGCCCGCCAAGAAGGCGGACGCCGAGGAGGTGCCCGCCAAGAAGACGGCGGCCGGGAAGACCGGCGCCCGGAAGGCCACGGCCAAGAAGGCCACGGCCGTGAAGAAGACGACGGCCGCGGCGAAGGCGGCCGACGCGAAGGCGACCGGCGTCGGGAAGACGACCGCGAGGAAGGTCACGGCCAAGTCGGCCGCGGCCGAGGGGGCGGCGCAGGCCGCGCAACAGACGGGAGCCCGGAAAGTGGTTGCCAAGAAGAGCACCGGCACGGCCAGGAAGACGGCCGCGGCCGCCACCAGCGGGCTGCCGAAGGTCAGGGTCACGGCAGCGGCGGCCCTGGCGCCGGGCGAGCTGGCCGTACGGCCCGGCGAGGACCCCTGGACCCCTGCGGAGGTGGCCGAGGCCCGTGCCGAGCTCCAGAGCGAGGTGCTGCGGCTGCGCGACGAGCTCCAGGCCTCCGACGCGGCCATCTCGGGCCTCATGCGGGACTCCGGCGACGGCGCGGGCGACGACCAGGCCGACACGGGCACCAAGAACATCACCCGGGAGTCCGAGCTGGCCCTCGCCGCGAACGCCCGCGAGATGCTCGAACAGAGCGAGCGCGCCCTGGAACGGCTGGACGCCGGTACGTACGGGCTCTGCGAGAACTGCGGCCAGCCCATCGGCAAGGCCAGGATGCAGGCCTTCCCGCGCGCGACGCTGTGCGTGGACTGCAAGCAGAAGCAGGAGCGGCGCCACTAG
- a CDS encoding response regulator transcription factor: MNSGTGGAQRILVVDDEPEVRAAVQDGLAVEGYEVRGAGDGLAALSEVAGWQPDAVVLDVMMPVLDGLGVCRQLRALGDRTPVLVLTALDSVSERVDGLEAGADDYLVKPFALDELVARVRALLRRAAPDPAGAGPLGFADLVLDPGTRTGRRGGRPLEFSRTEAALLELLLRHPGQVLPRELILELVWGRDFGPDSNSLAVYVGYLRRKLEAGGEPRLVHTVHGVGYRLGPA, from the coding sequence ATGAACAGTGGCACGGGTGGCGCGCAGCGGATCCTGGTCGTGGACGACGAGCCCGAGGTGCGGGCCGCCGTCCAGGACGGGCTGGCCGTCGAGGGGTACGAGGTACGGGGGGCCGGCGACGGGCTGGCCGCGCTGTCGGAGGTGGCCGGCTGGCAGCCAGACGCGGTGGTGCTCGACGTGATGATGCCCGTACTGGACGGGCTCGGGGTCTGCCGGCAGCTGCGCGCGCTGGGCGACCGCACGCCCGTACTCGTGCTGACCGCGCTGGACTCGGTGAGCGAGCGGGTCGACGGCCTGGAGGCGGGCGCCGACGACTACCTGGTCAAGCCGTTCGCGCTGGACGAGCTGGTGGCCCGGGTCCGCGCCCTGCTGCGGCGGGCCGCGCCCGATCCGGCCGGTGCGGGCCCGCTGGGCTTCGCGGACCTCGTACTCGATCCCGGGACGCGGACCGGAAGGCGGGGCGGGAGGCCCCTGGAGTTCAGCCGGACCGAGGCGGCGCTGCTGGAGCTGCTGCTGCGCCACCCCGGGCAGGTGCTGCCGCGGGAGCTGATCCTGGAGCTGGTGTGGGGGCGGGACTTCGGACCGGACTCCAATTCCCTCGCGGTGTACGTGGGCTACCTGCGGCGGAAGCTGGAGGCCGGGGGCGAGCCGCGGCTGGTGCACACCGTCCACGGGGTCGGGTACCGGCTGGGACCGGCGTGA
- a CDS encoding GNAT family N-acetyltransferase, with product MTSPVEVRVVASEEELKACFAVRTEVFVVEQSVPESIEYDAYDAVAVHVLAVAPDGEPLGTGRLLHGPEALGKTGGDLTVGSLGRLAVRKSARGLGVGVALVRAIEAEAVRLGLSAVDLGAQTHALGFYEALGYEAYGPEFEDAGIAHRAMRRTLP from the coding sequence GTGACCTCGCCGGTCGAGGTCCGGGTCGTCGCCTCGGAAGAGGAGCTGAAGGCCTGTTTCGCGGTGCGGACCGAGGTGTTCGTCGTCGAGCAGTCCGTGCCCGAGTCGATCGAGTACGACGCGTACGACGCCGTCGCGGTGCACGTGCTGGCCGTGGCGCCGGACGGGGAGCCCCTGGGCACCGGCCGGCTGCTGCACGGGCCGGAGGCGCTGGGCAAGACCGGCGGCGACCTGACGGTCGGCTCCCTGGGACGGCTGGCCGTGCGCAAGTCCGCGCGCGGTCTGGGCGTCGGGGTGGCGCTGGTACGGGCGATCGAGGCGGAGGCGGTCCGGCTCGGCCTGTCGGCCGTGGACCTGGGCGCGCAGACGCACGCGCTCGGCTTCTACGAGGCGCTGGGGTACGAGGCGTACGGCCCCGAGTTCGAGGACGCGGGCATCGCGCACCGCGCGATGCGGCGCACCCTGCCGTAG
- the lspA gene encoding signal peptidase II, with protein MAEAESIIGTPEVGDDAQPESAAPRGRRRIVALLVVALLAYLLDFGSKMLVVAKLEHQPPIRIVGDLLKFEAIRNPGAAFGFGEAFTIIFTCIAATVIIVIVRLARKLYSLPWAIALGLLLGGALGNLTDRIFRSPGVFRGAVVDFIAPAHFAVFNLADSAIVCGGILIVLLSFRGLDPDGTVHKD; from the coding sequence GTGGCAGAGGCGGAGAGCATCATCGGTACGCCGGAGGTCGGGGACGACGCCCAGCCGGAGTCCGCCGCGCCCAGGGGGCGTCGGCGGATCGTCGCGCTGCTCGTGGTCGCGCTGCTCGCCTACCTGCTCGACTTCGGCAGCAAGATGCTGGTCGTGGCGAAGCTGGAGCACCAGCCGCCGATCCGGATCGTCGGCGACCTGCTGAAGTTCGAGGCGATCCGCAATCCGGGCGCCGCGTTCGGCTTCGGCGAGGCCTTCACCATCATCTTCACCTGCATCGCGGCCACCGTGATCATCGTGATCGTGCGGCTGGCCCGGAAGCTCTACAGCCTGCCGTGGGCGATCGCGCTGGGCCTGCTGCTGGGCGGCGCGCTGGGCAACCTCACCGACCGGATCTTCCGTTCGCCGGGGGTGTTCCGGGGGGCCGTGGTCGACTTCATCGCACCCGCCCACTTCGCCGTCTTCAACCTCGCGGACTCGGCGATCGTGTGCGGCGGCATCCTGATCGTGCTGCTGTCCTTCAGGGGCCTGGACCCGGACGGCACCGTCCACAAGGACTGA
- a CDS encoding mechanosensitive ion channel family protein, giving the protein MDTDTVLRPIAVVGGALVVTLLAGWLLDLVLRRTGARHGETTLWARLRHCRLPFQLVLCTTLLYGAHRRMGIPRDYVFAVGRALTLVLIGSAAWLLVRIATAVVDSSYARYAAQHPDDARVRRVRTQVTLIHRVVTAVVVVVAVAAMLLTFPPMRAVGASMLASAGVLGIVAGIAAQSSLGNLFAGLQIAFGDTVRIGDTVVVDEEWGTVEEITLTFLVVRTWDERRITMPVSYFTGKPYENWSRGGAQMTGTVFWHLDHSAPLDLMREQLQAILEDVPEWDGRTGTLAVTDTTPHTIQVRAVVTAKDATDIWTVRCQVRERLISWLLAHHPYALPRIATSAADPRPGTP; this is encoded by the coding sequence ATGGACACGGACACCGTTCTGCGCCCGATCGCCGTCGTCGGCGGGGCCCTGGTCGTCACGCTGCTCGCCGGATGGCTGCTGGACCTGGTGCTGCGCCGGACCGGAGCCCGCCACGGCGAGACCACGCTGTGGGCACGCCTGCGCCACTGCCGCCTGCCCTTCCAACTGGTCCTGTGCACGACACTGCTGTACGGGGCCCACCGGCGGATGGGGATTCCGCGGGACTACGTCTTCGCCGTCGGCCGCGCGCTGACCCTCGTGCTGATCGGCTCGGCGGCGTGGCTGCTGGTGCGGATCGCCACGGCGGTCGTGGACTCCTCCTACGCCCGCTACGCCGCCCAGCACCCCGACGACGCGCGGGTGCGGCGGGTGCGCACCCAGGTCACGCTGATCCACCGGGTGGTCACGGCGGTCGTCGTCGTGGTCGCGGTGGCCGCGATGCTCCTCACCTTCCCGCCGATGCGGGCCGTGGGCGCCTCGATGCTGGCCTCGGCGGGCGTGCTCGGCATCGTGGCGGGCATCGCGGCCCAGTCCTCCCTGGGCAACCTGTTCGCCGGACTGCAGATCGCCTTCGGCGACACGGTGCGGATCGGGGACACCGTGGTCGTGGACGAGGAGTGGGGGACGGTCGAGGAGATCACCCTCACCTTCCTGGTCGTCCGCACCTGGGACGAACGGCGGATCACCATGCCCGTGTCGTATTTCACAGGCAAGCCGTACGAGAACTGGTCGCGCGGCGGCGCGCAGATGACCGGAACGGTCTTCTGGCACCTGGACCACAGCGCACCGCTGGACCTCATGCGGGAGCAGCTCCAGGCGATCTTGGAGGACGTCCCGGAGTGGGACGGCCGCACCGGGACCCTCGCGGTCACGGACACGACCCCGCACACGATCCAGGTCCGGGCGGTGGTCACGGCGAAGGACGCCACGGACATCTGGACGGTCCGCTGCCAGGTCCGCGAACGCCTGATCAGCTGGCTGCTGGCCCATCACCCGTACGCCCTCCCGCGCATCGCCACCTCCGCGGCGGACCCCCGCCCGGGCACGCCCTGA
- a CDS encoding UDP-N-acetylglucosamine--N-acetylmuramyl-(pentapeptide) pyrophosphoryl-undecaprenol N-acetylglucosamine transferase translates to MTTRRTSLRPLSVVIGAGGTGGHIYPGLALAEALRAAVPDAVVSFVGTERGLETELIPGAGYRLHTVDMIPFDPSLGAKRYLLPAALLRSAGQARSVIRAQGAHAVVGMGGYPSAPAVLGARMAGLPALIHESNAVPGRANQFAARLTPHIAVAFDRSRSHLAGGARALTTGMPISAALARLACLSRPERAALRAGARRALHVPDGRRLVVFNGGSLGAVRLTGAAVGLAGLWQGRDDVQLLIKTGPKALADTAADLAACGGQRIARAVPYLDRMDLVYAAADLVVCRAGSAAVAELAATGVPAVLVPYPHAPGDHQTHNARVLVDAGAGLLLPDAATTADQLAVLLGPLLADPARLAAMAGAADPGPHARAAELLAAEVLRVAGLPLPALERA, encoded by the coding sequence ATGACCACACGACGCACCTCTCTCCGGCCCCTGTCCGTGGTGATCGGCGCGGGCGGCACCGGCGGCCACATCTACCCGGGGCTCGCCCTCGCCGAGGCACTGCGCGCGGCCGTCCCGGATGCCGTCGTCTCGTTCGTCGGGACCGAGCGGGGCCTGGAGACCGAGCTGATCCCGGGCGCCGGGTACCGCCTGCACACCGTCGACATGATCCCGTTCGACCCCTCGCTCGGCGCGAAGCGCTATCTGCTCCCCGCCGCGCTCCTGCGCTCGGCCGGGCAGGCCCGCTCGGTGATCCGGGCCCAGGGCGCGCACGCCGTCGTCGGCATGGGCGGCTACCCGAGCGCGCCGGCCGTGCTGGGCGCCCGGATGGCCGGGCTGCCCGCGCTCATCCACGAGTCCAACGCGGTGCCGGGCCGCGCCAACCAGTTCGCGGCCCGGCTCACCCCGCACATCGCGGTGGCCTTCGACCGCAGCCGGTCCCATCTGGCGGGCGGGGCGCGGGCGCTGACCACCGGCATGCCGATATCGGCGGCGCTGGCCCGGCTGGCCTGCCTGTCCCGTCCCGAGCGGGCGGCCCTGCGCGCCGGTGCCCGGCGGGCCCTGCACGTCCCCGACGGCCGCCGTCTGGTCGTCTTCAACGGCGGCAGCCTGGGCGCGGTCCGCCTGACCGGGGCCGCGGTCGGGCTGGCCGGGCTCTGGCAGGGGCGCGACGACGTACAGCTGCTGATCAAGACGGGCCCGAAGGCGCTGGCGGACACCGCCGCCGATCTCGCCGCCTGCGGCGGGCAGCGGATCGCCCGGGCCGTGCCGTACCTGGACCGGATGGACCTCGTGTACGCGGCCGCCGACCTGGTGGTGTGCCGGGCCGGCTCCGCGGCGGTGGCCGAGCTGGCCGCGACCGGGGTCCCGGCCGTGCTCGTCCCCTACCCGCACGCCCCCGGCGACCACCAGACCCACAACGCCCGGGTCCTCGTCGACGCGGGGGCGGGGCTGCTGCTGCCCGACGCCGCGACCACCGCCGACCAACTGGCGGTGCTGCTCGGCCCGCTGCTGGCCGACCCGGCCCGGCTGGCCGCCATGGCCGGCGCCGCCGACCCCGGCCCGCACGCCCGGGCCGCCGAACTGCTGGCCGCGGAGGTCCTCCGCGTGGCCGGCCTCCCCCTTCCCGCCTTGGAGCGCGCATGA
- a CDS encoding dienelactone hydrolase family protein, with amino-acid sequence MNIVLFHSTYGLRPAVHAAADRLRAAGHQVQVPDLFEGRTFETVEEGMAHRDEIGRDELLKRAVLASAPYSDQGLVYAGFSFGGSVAQHLALADEKARGLLLLHGTADLDEDAAVDELPVQLHIADPDPFETHDWLTAWYLRMRRAGADVEVHRYPGAGHLFTDPDLDDYDAEAAERTWKAAIGFLDSL; translated from the coding sequence ATGAACATCGTGCTTTTCCATTCGACGTACGGGCTGCGGCCCGCGGTGCACGCGGCGGCCGACCGGCTGCGCGCGGCCGGTCACCAGGTCCAGGTGCCGGACCTCTTCGAGGGGCGCACCTTCGAGACCGTCGAGGAGGGCATGGCACACCGGGACGAGATCGGCCGTGACGAGCTGCTCAAGCGTGCGGTGCTGGCCTCCGCCCCCTACTCCGACCAGGGCCTGGTCTACGCGGGCTTCTCCTTCGGCGGCTCCGTCGCCCAGCACCTGGCCCTCGCGGACGAGAAGGCGCGCGGGCTGCTGCTCCTGCACGGGACGGCGGACCTGGACGAGGACGCGGCGGTGGACGAGCTGCCGGTGCAGCTGCACATCGCGGATCCCGACCCGTTCGAGACGCACGACTGGCTGACGGCCTGGTACCTGCGGATGCGGCGGGCGGGCGCGGACGTGGAGGTGCACCGCTACCCGGGCGCCGGGCACCTGTTCACGGACCCGGACCTCGACGACTACGACGCCGAGGCCGCGGAGCGGACCTGGAAGGCCGCCATCGGCTTCCTCGACAGCCTGTAG
- a CDS encoding SDR family NAD(P)-dependent oxidoreductase → MNTDTNTDTNTDTNTVNPWTGRTVLVTGAEGFIGSTLVDLLVARGARVRAFVHYKPYAEKGHLARYLADPGGPVEMWAGDVRDAGRVSDAVEGCDTVFHLAALIGIPYSYASPGAYVQTNVTGTQNMAEACRRHGVRRLVHTSTSEVYGTALTAPISESHPLQPQSPYSASKIGADMMALSFHHAFALPVTVVRPFNTYGPRQSARAVIPTILAQLHAGAREVRLGSLSPTRDFTYVTDTAEGFLAVAECDRALGGVVNLGTGEEISIGDLAQALIAASGRDAEVVVDASRLRPAGSEVQRLLSDNSRARQWAGWKPQVSLAEGLIRTSAWIAENLDLFAPSRYQV, encoded by the coding sequence ATGAACACCGACACGAACACGGACACGAACACGGACACGAACACCGTGAACCCCTGGACCGGCCGCACCGTCCTCGTCACCGGAGCCGAGGGGTTCATCGGATCCACCCTGGTGGACCTGCTGGTGGCGCGGGGCGCCCGGGTGCGCGCCTTCGTCCACTACAAGCCGTACGCCGAGAAGGGCCACCTGGCCCGCTACCTGGCCGACCCCGGCGGGCCGGTGGAGATGTGGGCCGGCGACGTCCGCGACGCGGGCCGGGTCAGCGACGCGGTCGAGGGCTGCGACACCGTGTTCCACCTGGCCGCGCTGATCGGGATCCCGTACAGCTACGCCTCGCCGGGCGCCTACGTCCAGACGAACGTGACCGGTACGCAGAACATGGCGGAGGCCTGCCGCCGGCACGGGGTGCGCCGCCTGGTGCACACGTCCACCAGCGAGGTGTACGGCACCGCGCTGACCGCGCCGATCTCGGAATCGCACCCGCTCCAGCCGCAGTCCCCGTACTCGGCGTCGAAGATCGGCGCCGACATGATGGCGCTGTCGTTCCACCACGCGTTCGCGCTGCCGGTGACGGTGGTGCGGCCGTTCAACACGTACGGGCCCCGCCAGTCGGCGCGTGCCGTGATCCCGACGATCCTGGCGCAGCTGCACGCGGGCGCGCGGGAGGTCCGGCTGGGCTCGCTCTCCCCGACCCGGGACTTCACGTACGTGACGGACACGGCGGAGGGCTTCCTCGCGGTCGCCGAATGCGACCGGGCGCTGGGCGGGGTGGTCAACCTCGGTACGGGTGAGGAGATCTCGATCGGCGATCTGGCGCAGGCGCTGATCGCCGCGTCGGGCCGGGACGCGGAGGTGGTGGTGGACGCGTCCCGCCTGCGCCCGGCGGGCAGTGAGGTCCAGCGCCTCCTGTCGGACAACTCCCGCGCCAGGCAGTGGGCGGGCTGGAAGCCGCAGGTCTCCCTCGCGGAGGGCCTGATCCGCACCTCCGCGTGGATCGCGGAGAACCTGGACCTCTTCGCCCCGTCGCGCTACCAGGTCTGA
- a CDS encoding Na+/H+ antiporter, whose protein sequence is MDQLALLFVLLLGAVVSVPLGDRLGLPAPVLMTIGGVALALVPVVPNVDVPPEYILPLVLPPLLYASAQRTSWRQFAANVRPILLLAVALVFVTTAAVAAVANAVVPGLPIAAAVALGALVAPPDPVAATAVAGALGLPRRMVSILEGEGLFNDVTAIVLYHVAIAATVSGTFSWPDALGEFVLSAVVAVAVGLGLGWVTNALMGRLGDATLQIGLTLLVPFVAYVLAEELRGSGVLAVLTTALFLAEYASDADDVLGRLAGHTFWEVVDMLVTGVAFGLIGLELHNVFGVAAGRAGEMAGWAAAVIAVVVGVRLLWLLPAGWLAKRLHTRRDYDEEIPLSWRESVVMWWAGMRGVASVALALAIPLKVDGGAPFPARDEIIFIAFAVIMVTLLCQGLTLPRLVRLLGVEADEDAERETERKLAVRAAKAAKRRLKEIEEVEDLPEDLVEMLYRRAYDVGARISPDMVDEERREAYAKRVERIRDVQRIQREMMSAARHEVLAARSEPGADPEIVDRVLRHLDVRSLRSS, encoded by the coding sequence GTGGATCAGCTTGCTCTGCTTTTCGTACTGCTGCTCGGGGCCGTGGTCAGCGTGCCGCTCGGGGACCGGCTCGGGCTGCCCGCGCCCGTACTGATGACCATCGGCGGGGTGGCGCTCGCGCTGGTGCCGGTCGTGCCGAACGTCGACGTCCCACCCGAGTACATCCTGCCGCTCGTCCTGCCCCCGCTGCTCTACGCCTCGGCGCAGCGCACTTCCTGGCGGCAGTTCGCCGCCAACGTCCGGCCCATCCTCCTGCTCGCCGTGGCCCTCGTGTTCGTCACGACCGCCGCGGTCGCCGCCGTCGCCAACGCCGTCGTCCCGGGCCTGCCGATCGCCGCCGCGGTCGCGCTCGGCGCGCTCGTGGCCCCGCCCGACCCCGTCGCGGCGACGGCCGTCGCCGGAGCGCTCGGGCTGCCGCGCCGCATGGTGTCGATCCTGGAGGGCGAGGGCCTGTTCAACGACGTCACCGCGATCGTGCTCTACCACGTGGCCATCGCCGCCACCGTCAGCGGCACCTTCTCCTGGCCGGACGCGCTGGGGGAGTTCGTGCTCTCCGCCGTGGTCGCCGTCGCCGTCGGGCTCGGGCTGGGCTGGGTCACCAACGCGCTCATGGGCCGGCTCGGCGACGCCACGCTCCAGATCGGGCTGACGCTGCTCGTGCCGTTCGTCGCGTACGTGCTGGCCGAGGAGCTCCGGGGCTCCGGGGTGCTGGCGGTGCTGACCACGGCCCTGTTCCTCGCCGAGTACGCCTCCGACGCGGACGACGTGCTCGGTCGGCTCGCCGGGCACACCTTCTGGGAGGTCGTGGACATGCTGGTCACGGGCGTGGCGTTCGGTCTGATCGGGCTGGAACTGCACAACGTGTTCGGCGTCGCGGCGGGCCGCGCCGGGGAGATGGCGGGGTGGGCGGCCGCCGTGATCGCGGTCGTGGTCGGCGTACGGCTGCTGTGGCTGCTGCCGGCCGGCTGGCTGGCCAAACGGCTGCACACGCGGCGCGACTACGACGAGGAGATCCCGCTGAGCTGGCGGGAGAGCGTGGTCATGTGGTGGGCCGGGATGCGCGGAGTGGCCTCGGTGGCGCTGGCGCTGGCCATCCCGCTGAAGGTGGACGGCGGGGCGCCGTTCCCGGCGCGGGACGAGATCATCTTCATCGCCTTCGCCGTCATCATGGTGACGCTGCTCTGCCAGGGGCTGACGCTGCCCCGCCTGGTGCGGCTGCTGGGCGTGGAGGCCGACGAGGACGCCGAGCGGGAGACGGAGCGCAAGCTCGCGGTCCGCGCGGCGAAGGCCGCGAAGCGCAGGCTGAAGGAGATCGAGGAGGTGGAGGACCTGCCGGAGGACCTGGTGGAGATGCTGTACCGGCGGGCGTACGACGTGGGGGCCAGGATCAGCCCCGACATGGTGGACGAGGAGCGGCGGGAGGCGTACGCGAAGCGGGTCGAGCGGATCCGCGACGTCCAGCGGATCCAGCGGGAGATGATGTCGGCCGCGCGGCACGAGGTACTGGCCGCGCGCAGCGAGCCGGGCGCGGACCCGGAGATCGTGGACCGGGTCCTGCGCCACCTGGACGTCCGCAGCCTCCGCAGCAGCTAG
- a CDS encoding sensor histidine kinase, whose product MSGGGRGRRRLGAPWRRRRPLRTRLALAVTAAVALVAVGVCTAAFFVVRGALYEQLNLSLTQSARLAAQRNPDSGPDTLAGECRFLAAPACAEVVPADPAKDPAAPYLLPVDATTRAVAAGRHAPFYTDIVHAGHPTRMLTTDYAKGRALQVALRADTVEDGIEEAAWWLALIGAGGVVVAAGLGYWVSRTGLAPVTRLTATAERIAATRDPRHRIELPPPGPPGSPAREDEITRLAGSFNTMLGELEQSVTAQRRLVADASHELRTPLTALRTNAELLARGERLTPEQRERASLALGRQLREVTGLVNDLIELARDEEPQPLVEQVRLAPLVEHCAEAARAHRPAVPVHVRVAEVVVPGVPARLTRLVSNLLDNAAKFSPAGAPVEVELVARAGGGAELTVRDHGPGIAAEDLPYVFDRFYRAGAARALPGSGLGLAMARQIARAHAAELVAEAAPGGGALFRLTF is encoded by the coding sequence GTGAGCGGCGGCGGGCGCGGCCGGCGCCGGCTCGGGGCGCCCTGGCGCAGACGCCGGCCGCTGCGGACCCGGCTGGCGCTGGCGGTCACCGCGGCGGTGGCGCTGGTCGCGGTCGGGGTGTGCACCGCCGCGTTCTTCGTCGTACGCGGCGCCCTGTACGAGCAGCTGAACCTGAGTCTGACCCAGTCCGCGCGGCTCGCGGCGCAGCGCAATCCCGACTCCGGGCCGGACACCCTGGCGGGGGAGTGCCGGTTCCTGGCGGCGCCCGCCTGCGCGGAGGTGGTGCCGGCTGATCCGGCGAAGGACCCGGCCGCGCCGTACCTGCTGCCGGTGGACGCCACGACGCGGGCGGTGGCGGCGGGGCGGCACGCGCCGTTCTACACGGACATCGTGCACGCCGGGCACCCGACGCGGATGCTCACCACCGACTACGCGAAGGGGCGGGCGCTCCAGGTGGCGCTGCGGGCCGACACCGTCGAGGACGGGATCGAGGAGGCGGCGTGGTGGCTGGCGCTGATCGGCGCGGGGGGCGTGGTGGTGGCGGCCGGGCTCGGGTACTGGGTGTCGCGGACCGGCCTGGCCCCGGTGACCCGGCTGACGGCCACCGCCGAGCGGATCGCGGCGACGCGCGATCCCCGGCACCGGATCGAACTGCCGCCGCCGGGGCCCCCGGGCTCGCCGGCCCGGGAGGACGAGATCACACGGCTGGCCGGGAGCTTCAACACCATGCTGGGCGAGCTGGAGCAGTCGGTGACGGCGCAGCGGCGGCTGGTGGCGGACGCCTCGCACGAGCTGCGGACCCCGCTGACGGCGCTGCGGACGAACGCGGAGCTGCTGGCGCGGGGGGAGCGGCTGACGCCGGAGCAGCGCGAGCGGGCCTCGCTGGCACTGGGGCGGCAGCTGCGCGAGGTGACGGGGCTGGTGAACGACCTGATCGAGCTGGCCCGGGACGAGGAGCCGCAGCCGCTGGTGGAACAGGTGCGGCTGGCCCCGCTGGTGGAGCACTGCGCGGAGGCGGCCCGGGCGCACCGGCCGGCGGTCCCCGTGCACGTCCGGGTGGCCGAGGTGGTGGTGCCGGGGGTGCCGGCGAGGCTGACGCGACTCGTGTCGAACCTGCTCGACAACGCGGCGAAGTTCAGCCCGGCGGGCGCTCCGGTGGAGGTGGAGCTGGTGGCGAGGGCCGGGGGCGGCGCCGAGCTGACGGTACGGGACCACGGCCCGGGCATCGCGGCCGAGGACCTGCCGTACGTCTTCGACCGCTTCTACCGGGCGGGGGCGGCGCGGGCCCTGCCGGGCTCGGGGCTGGGCCTGGCGATGGCACGGCAGATCGCCCGGGCGCACGCGGCGGAGCTGGTGGCGGAGGCCGCCCCGGGCGGGGGCGCCCTGTTCCGGCTGACGTTCTGA